The Oncorhynchus keta strain PuntledgeMale-10-30-2019 chromosome 22, Oket_V2, whole genome shotgun sequence genome includes the window TTCCATAGTAAACTTACACAgctttgacacacacacttaccccagcagacacgccaccaggggtcttttcacagtccccaaaccCAGAACAAAATCAAGAAAGTGAACAGATTATTTAGAGCCATTATTGCCTGAAACTCCCTTCggtctcatattgctcaaatgaacagaaaacctgttttcaaaaacaagtaaagcaacacctcacggatCAATGTCTCTCCCCTATCTTGACCTagatattgtgtgtatgtattgacatGTAGACTATGTGTGCCATTTTAAATgcatgtagttctgtccttgagctgttcttgtcttttaatgttctgtattatgtcatgtttcatgtttcgtgttggaccccaggaagagtagctgctgtatTTGTAACAGAaaatggggatcctaatgaaataacaaaaaaataactTAGTAAAGGATGTGGTTATTGGATGATCCCCTACTTTGCACGTCATTGATCCACCATCAACATTACAATTCAGAAAACGTCTCAGATGACCCCAATGAATTGTTGtttgtaatgaaacagtggtttTCGTGAAAGTATGTTTATTTGTCAAAGAAAAATATATTTCCTCTAATATAGTAATATGTAAGTCAACACACTTACTCAGTGAAGCCagaagaccaaacaaacaattGTTAAAGTTATGGTAATTTTAAGGTAATTGTTTTTAAATCTAAAGAGCAGTTGACAAAATGGGAGACTCCTAAGTCTTGTACACGGTGGTGTTGTGGAGGGTAAGCACTATTTCCACACATTTTGTATTTTACACAAACATTTAGCCACCTATCGTGGAAAAATGCGAAGAACATGTCAGGAGCATTTCTTTATTCACAGCGAATGGCGTTTAACCACCTAGTTTTTTAAACCAGTACATCACTGTTTGTACGAATTACTCCAGATGCTAAGGATGACGATGAAGCTGAAGGTGATGAAGATGCAGTAGATGCCAAACAGCAGCCGGTCGAGGATGTAGCCCACCTGCATCCAGTCCTGGGAGATCTGGTTCCCGTCCACATGCTGGGCCACCTGGAGGCGGATGGACTGGAGCTCATTGCCCAGATTCCTCAGCTCCACCAAGGCTGGATCGCCTGCCTCTGCCCACATCTTCCCTGGTTTTCCTGTTTGAACCTGTCTCTCCACCGTCACTAGAGGGCAGACTTTCACGTCTGTTTCTAAGAGacaagagggaaggaagggaaaaATGTGAAATTATGAATGTACCTCCTAATGAGACAAATTATTGACGTACGTGAGAAGTACCATTCTGTCTGAGGTCGGACCTTGTCAAGTGTCTGGAAAAATGTATCAGAGTGATTCCTGCATTTATGTTACTGTTCAGGCCTGTGATTGAAGGCTTTCACTATATTGCATTGGGTTGGACAGGACAAGGATCTGCTAACTGAATGAAAGTCTGTGTAATTGTAAATCCCTGGAGGATCAGACAGGGTACCTCTTGCAACAGGATTGAGGATGAATTTGTCCTCTCTGGATTTCTGAGGCAGCCAGACGAGGGTGCCCATGAAGCGCAGGACGAGCACTCGGACCCAGCCAGGCACTGGGCGGAAGTTACAGGGGGCGACAAGGAGGTTGGTGATGAGAATAGTCTCCAGCAGGCTGGCCACCATCAGAGCCAAGCAGATGGCGAAGAACACATCTGCATGTGCAGGAGTTGAAGAGAGGAAAATATTCAGGACAAAGGAAGTGGACTTCAAAATGATACTTGACCCTAACCAGCTAGTCCAATTACACAAAATAAACATTTACCTCTACTTTTATTATTTACGAAAAATATGGTTTTTCCAGTACACATGTTTTCATACTCACTTATCAGTGGAATGGTGCTTCCTGTGACGGGAAGAAGGTCATTCACGATGAGCAGGAAGACGGAGTAGCCCAAAATTAGGGTCATCTTGAAGGAGGAGCGGTCCACGTTCTGGGGAGGCAGCAGGAAGCTGAAGAGATCCACAGTGATGAGAAAGCAGCTGGGGATCAGGAGGTTCACCACGTAGAGGGTGGCTCTGCGCCTCAGGACAATCTACAGTTTAGAGACACAATGGGGAATGAAAATCTTCAAGGGTGATCTGGCTTGGTGCAGTCGATTCCCATATCAGACAAGACAAAGCCATAATTATCTGGGTTAGCATCCTATGTTTGAAACAGGAAGTACTCTCTGAAACAAAAGTAACGCTAGAAATATAGAGAGCTCAACGTTCAGTGCTAGTAGAGCCAAATTACTGGCGTCTGAGAAATTGCAGTTCTTTGGGTTCTTACATAGAAGCAAAGCTCATCATAGGGGTTACTTTCTCCCTGATTGAATGTTGATAACTTGAACTTGCTGGATTTGATGTCCATCAGCTCCCACTCCCCTTCGGTGGACAACACGCTAATGGAGCGTTTCAGGATGTCCTCCACCTTCTTCCCTAAAATAATCCTTATGTCCGACACTGCAGGGGAGAAAAATGAATGGGTTATCCTGGGATGAAGGGGTTGAACCTATATGGAAGCAGAACATGATCTGTTCTGAGGGGATGGTAAACTTGGGCCTAACACCAAACAGATCCCTTGGTTGACACCGAGTAATTTATCAAAAACTTGAATGGACTCGATGGTACACCCTGTTTCACATCTATCATTTCAGATCACAAGAGAGTCAGGATGTTCTTTTGGGAGAGAAGGAGCGATGGGTTTGGCGTCTGACCCTTATGTTCAAGTAAGTCCTAAAGCATGGTTGCATTGACGTCTTACCGTGGTGGATGTAGGATCTGAAGGTGAAGGTGCAGTTCTGGACGTCAAAGGGGAAGGTGTAGATCTCCAGGTTACAGGAGCTAACCACTCTGACAGGGTTGGCGTCTCGCACTATACCAGTGTGCTTAATGTACACATAAGGGACGATGGGAGCTCTGTTTTCATCCATACTGTAAAACAGGGTGAAATAGGGGGACGATGTCAAACCATGGGCAGGATATAAAtgacatgttttatattttttaatgttttacATTTCTAAACTGAATCAGTCACTTGTGCAATAAAAAGGGACAGAAGTAAAGTGtttgttaaaacttcttatggctgcaggggcagtattgagtagcttgaatGAAATGTGCCCAGAGTAAATTACCTGCTCCTCATTcccaatatatgcatattattagtagtattggatagaaaacactctgaagtttctaaaactgtttgaatgatgtctgtgagtataggagaactcatatgacaggcaaaaacctgagaagaaatccaaacaggaagtgagaaatctgaggttggttgattttcaacccagcccctattgaatacacagtgggatatggatgaaGTTGCACATCCCaaggttccactagatgtcaatggtctttagaaacttgaatgaggcttctactgtgttgtggggctgaatggggtggcagggtagcctagtggttagagtgttggactagtaactggaaggttgcaagttcaaacccacgagctgacaaggtacaaatctgtcattctgcccctgaacaggcagttaacccactgttcctaggccgtcattgaaaataagaatttgttcataactgacttgcctggttaaataaaggtaaaatgataggggaatgagtcaggttactggcagagagccatttcctggtcaTGTGCATTTCACATGATATCAACCTGCATTCCATGGCTCCTCTACACACAAAGGAATTATTTGGAACTTttttgaagatttatgataaaaacatcctaaagattgattgtatacatagtttgaaatgtttctaagacctgtaatataactttttgaagtttttgtccgaagtTATGTCTGACCTGCACGAGCGTGTGGATACCTAACGCGCTAacaagtagctacttggacataaataatggacattatcgaacataTCAAGCATTTATTATGGAACTGCGAtccctgggagtgcattctgatgaagatcatcaaaggtaagggaatatttataaggtaatttctgatttctgttgactccaacatggcggaaaattgtatttgttttctgggcgctgtctcagattatagcatggtttgctttttccgtaaagtttttttaaaatctgacacagcggttgcattaaggagaggtatatctatatttccatgtctagcACTTGAATTTTCATCTACATTTATAtagagtatttctgtaaaatgatgtggctctctgcaatatcaccggatgtttttgggaactagtgaacgtaacgcgccaatgtaaactcagatttttttatataaatatgaactttatcaaacaaaacatgaagtcctatgagtgtcatctgatgaagatcatcaaaggttagtgattcattttatctctatttgtgctttttgtgactcctctctttggctggaaaaatgtttttctttggcttggtggtgacctaacataatcgtttgtggtgctttcgctgtaaagcatatttgaaatcgtACACTGTGGTGgaattaacaacaagattacctttaaaacagtataaaatacatgtatgtttgaggaattttaattatgagaatTCTGTTGTTGTGAATTTGGCGCCCTttactttcactggctgttgtcatatcgatcctgtTAACgcgattgcagccctaagaagtttttaagATGTCTTCACCCTCGCCGAattctaattagcataataaaaacaTCCCTATCAAAATATTTTTAAGCTGGAGATTTGTATGGCCTGTGTCTCGATCCACCACATCTGCCAATGATGGCCTtctgcatctgcggtggaaggtggctgagttATAgttgtgtttgtcagaccattcgacatcccgaaaatcggtcttctctcGAAAACGTCTGTAGAGCCCAAACAAACTAATATGACTGTCACAAATACGATggtgttctccattttgctctacgacccccataAATTCATGAGACTCGTTTGAAGTAGTTTACCGCCGATCTCCCAACTTCATTCCTAACTACAACTcggaaatgtgtttacatccctgtaagtGAGACTTTATCCTTTGAcaaggtaatccatccacctgacaggtgtggaatatcaagaagctgtttaaagagcatgattattacacagggacaataaaaggccactataaaatgtgaagttttgtcacacaaacaatgccacagatgtctcaagttttgagggagcatgcaattggcatgctgactgcaggaatgtcctgtGTTCATTTCTCTAGAAATGAACACTTTAAAGCAAACTTAATTTTATGACGTTTTTTGACTATATATTTTTTCCATGTGTTAATCAGTtactcaatgtgtttctatgggctaatatcAGTAAGACCAAAGTCAATGTTCCATCAAAACAATAAGTATATCGTATCTATATAGAATATAACTATACTATACTCACAATTCATTGATTACCACATCTGGTGACCAGAACCTTTCCCTGGGGAGAGAAATATTGGCAGAGCCGCATTGGACTGGGTCCCAGCTGAAAAATTCATTCTCCCATTCCTAAAACAACACATTAGGAACAATGCAATGTGTTTGTAAGCAGCATTCAaagataaaaaatatattttttagttTTAACCAAATATATATCCCTATTGCTATCCAGTACATATTGGTGCCCTAACAAATACGAAGTAATGTGAAGTAACGTCCTTAACACAGGTGCTGTAGGAGAATCAGAAACCAAAGTGCACATTGATAATGACccccatacacaccatacactaCGTATACTtgcaataataataaaataatacgCTCACCTTCACCAGCCAAATGTAGGTGTTCAACAGTTGTGCTTTTTCTTCCTGAAAAGAGAATTAGTTTTCCTACAAAGTAAAAGCAATAAAGCCACATTCTACATACATCTACAAAACAGGATGTGGAAGAACATTCAGAACTATATTGCACATGTCAAATACATTGATGGATTTAATGGTATGTCTCCTCAGGTGAAGTAGTTGAAAGGGATACCATGCTGTCCTACTACTTCTTACCACACCCAGGATACCATGCTGTCCTACTACTTCTTACCACACCCAGGATACCATGCTGTCCTACTACTTCTTACCACACCCAGGATACCATGCTGTCCTACTACTCCTTACCACACCCAGGATGCCGTAGAGAGTGAAGTACATGCTGATGTTGGTGGGGGTTGAGAGGTTCATGACAGGTCGTATGGAGTACAATGTCATGACGTTCTCCAGGGCAGCCAGAAGGGATATGGTGTTGGGGTTGGTGCAGTTCACCACTATCTTACATCTCAGGCATGGCGCTGGGGAAACAATGGTAACCATGCTGCTTTATATTGTGGGTTTGTTATGACCCTGTGTGGCCCAGTTGGTAAAACATGGTGCTGCAATGTCagagttgtgggttcaattccaaACAGGGGACCAGGATGAAAATGTATTCACTCACTACTGTATGTTCCTCTGGATACGATAATCTGATAAATGAGGTCAAATATAAGAACATCTTCAGTGAAAGTCTTTCATTTCACCAACTAATGGTGTTCTTGCATTTTGTAAAAAGTCTTTAATTTTGGGGTTCTTGCGTATTGTAGATATCATTATTAGAATCTTGTTTGAATGATGAAGACCTTGCTACTTTTTCATATGATAGTGAAATGAATTGACTGCAAACCCACAAATACATTATGTTATGAACTTGATTGCTAAAGTAACAGCTACCCCAAGCAATATAAACAAGTGAACATAAAACTAAAGAATAAATGAACA containing:
- the LOC118383721 gene encoding 5-hydroxytryptamine receptor 3A-like isoform X2; its protein translation is MAAKDFSKMESQRWWVSSHQVLFIICCIMVQAPCLRCKIVVNCTNPNTISLLAALENVMTLYSIRPVMNLSTPTNISMYFTLYGILGVEEKAQLLNTYIWLVKEWENEFFSWDPVQCGSANISLPRERFWSPDVVINEFMDENRAPIVPYVYIKHTGIVRDANPVRVVSSCNLEIYTFPFDVQNCTFTFRSYIHHVSDIRIILGKKVEDILKRSISVLSTEGEWELMDIKSSKFKLSTFNQGESNPYDELCFYIVLRRRATLYVVNLLIPSCFLITVDLFSFLLPPQNVDRSSFKMTLILGYSVFLLIVNDLLPVTGSTIPLINVFFAICLALMVASLLETILITNLLVAPCNFRPVPGWVRVLVLRFMGTLVWLPQKSREDKFILNPVARETDVKVCPLVTVERQVQTGKPGKMWAEAGDPALVELRNLGNELQSIRLQVAQHVDGNQISQDWMQVGYILDRLLFGIYCIFITFSFIVILSIWSNSYKQ